One window from the genome of Candidatus Synechococcus calcipolaris G9 encodes:
- the hemG gene encoding protoporphyrinogen oxidase, with translation MPGALRLRQTRKSQPSAVPNPKLTLAKMRPGELGSFQGGLETLPTAIATRLGDHIHLGAQATSITPLGDGGFHITVERAEGHQDIHAHQLVLAIPAYVAATLLRPHATLASDALETIPYPGVACVVLAYPDGAVPPQRPGFGHLIPRNQGIRTLGTIWSSCLFSGRTPPGWQMFTSFIGGATDPQLTTLSSEAIAAIVKQDLHRVLGLSPNQGRLLSVKRWQRAIPQYTLGYGQQLESIQTHLKQLPGLFLCSNYIGGVALGDRVQQGNEIAANINQTWNSLPPENV, from the coding sequence GTGCCTGGGGCCCTACGCCTACGGCAAACTCGCAAATCTCAGCCCTCGGCCGTACCCAACCCAAAACTGACCCTTGCAAAAATGCGACCCGGTGAACTGGGGTCCTTTCAAGGAGGATTGGAAACCTTACCCACGGCGATCGCCACCCGTCTAGGGGATCACATTCATTTAGGGGCACAGGCTACATCCATTACTCCCCTGGGGGATGGCGGCTTTCACATTACCGTGGAACGGGCCGAGGGGCATCAAGACATCCATGCCCATCAGCTGGTTTTGGCGATTCCTGCCTACGTTGCCGCAACCCTACTACGGCCCCATGCCACCTTAGCCAGTGATGCCCTAGAAACCATTCCCTATCCTGGGGTTGCCTGCGTTGTTCTCGCCTATCCTGATGGAGCCGTTCCGCCTCAACGGCCAGGATTTGGCCATTTAATTCCCCGTAATCAGGGGATTCGTACCCTAGGAACCATTTGGTCATCCTGTTTATTTTCGGGCCGGACTCCCCCAGGTTGGCAGATGTTTACTAGCTTTATTGGTGGGGCAACGGATCCCCAATTGACCACTCTCTCCTCTGAGGCGATCGCTGCCATTGTGAAACAGGATCTGCACCGTGTACTTGGTCTATCTCCCAACCAGGGACGACTCCTATCGGTTAAACGTTGGCAACGGGCCATTCCCCAGTACACCCTGGGCTATGGTCAACAATTAGAATCCATTCAGACCCATCTGAAACAGCTTCCGGGATTATTCCTATGCAGTAACTATATTGGTGGCGTGGCCCTGGGCGATCGGGTTCAACAGGGCAATGAGATCGCAGCCAACATTAACCAAACGTGGAATTCGTTGCCGCCCGAGAACGTCTAA
- the hemG gene encoding protoporphyrinogen oxidase, which produces MVGSATVDCLVIGAGISGLTVAWRLHQLAPDRSVQVIEAGDRVGGNITTQREDGFLWEEGPTSFAPTPALLELIAELNLNDQILRGDRQLPRYIYWQQKLHALEPTRPLSLITSGLLSPWGKLRAGLGSVGFVPPRLGSGDESVTDFFQRHLGQEVLERLVAPFVSGVYAGDPAQLSAAAAFRRIVQLEKLGGGVGAWGPTPTANSQISALGRTQPKTDPCKNATR; this is translated from the coding sequence GTGGTAGGGTCAGCAACGGTTGATTGCCTAGTCATTGGGGCTGGCATTAGTGGTTTGACGGTGGCCTGGCGGCTTCATCAACTGGCGCCCGATCGCTCTGTCCAGGTGATTGAAGCGGGAGATCGGGTGGGTGGAAACATTACGACCCAAAGGGAAGACGGTTTTCTTTGGGAGGAGGGGCCCACCAGTTTTGCCCCAACCCCGGCCCTCTTGGAATTGATTGCGGAATTAAATCTGAATGATCAGATTCTGCGGGGCGATCGCCAATTACCTCGCTATATCTACTGGCAGCAGAAACTCCATGCCTTAGAACCCACCCGACCCCTATCCCTCATTACCTCTGGTTTGCTCTCCCCCTGGGGGAAACTACGGGCGGGCCTTGGGTCCGTGGGATTTGTACCGCCCCGCCTGGGTTCTGGGGATGAATCGGTGACGGATTTTTTCCAACGTCACCTCGGACAGGAAGTGTTGGAGCGACTGGTGGCCCCCTTTGTGTCGGGGGTCTATGCCGGTGATCCAGCCCAGTTAAGTGCGGCCGCAGCCTTTCGGCGCATTGTCCAACTAGAGAAATTGGGGGGGGGGGTTGGTGCCTGGGGCCCTACGCCTACGGCAAACTCGCAAATCTCAGCCCTCGGCCGTACCCAACCCAAAACTGACCCTTGCAAAAATGCGACCCGGTGA
- a CDS encoding DUF2811 domain-containing protein: protein MNAQATISILAEIPEDLHETLKFYLESHPDWDQDRVFVAALSLFLLQNGDCDRRTARVYLDTLFKRF, encoded by the coding sequence ATGAATGCTCAGGCAACGATTAGTATTCTGGCGGAAATTCCGGAAGACCTACACGAAACCCTTAAGTTTTACTTGGAGAGCCATCCCGACTGGGATCAGGATCGGGTGTTTGTGGCGGCATTGTCGCTCTTTTTGCTGCAAAATGGAGATTGCGATCGCCGCACGGCTCGGGTATATCTGGATACCTTGTTTAAGCGGTTTTAG